The following are from one region of the Hymenobacter sp. YIM 151858-1 genome:
- the guaB gene encoding IMP dehydrogenase → MAAEPAAKIAFEALTYDDVLLLPAYSEVLPRDADTRTRLTRRIELNIPFISAAMDTVTEAELAIAMAQEGGIGIVHKNMSIRAQAELVRRVKRSESGMVLDPLTLSEQATLADAQKLMRDNKIGGIPIVDGDRRLRGILTSRDMRFEKDFTRSVTAVMTPAERLITTPVGTDLTQAETILQNNRVEKLPVVDAEGRLQGLITYRDIRKRRSRPRSCKDEFGRLRVGAAVGVTPDTLERVKALVDAGVDVISIDTAHGHSKGVLDMVRRVKEQFPNLELIAGNVATAAGARALADAGADAVKVGVGPGSICTTRIIAGIGVPQLSAVMEAVRGLEGTGVPVIADGGIKFSGDAVKALAGGASSIMIGSMLAGTEEAPGEVIIYEGRKFKTYRGMGSVEAMEEGSKDRYFQDAEDDVKKLVPEGIVGRVPFKGGVAEVLYQLVGGLRAGMGYVGAADVPTLQQAQLVRITGAGLRESHPHDVQITREAPNYSSR, encoded by the coding sequence ATGGCCGCCGAACCTGCCGCCAAGATTGCCTTTGAGGCGCTGACCTACGACGACGTACTGCTGCTGCCTGCCTACTCGGAGGTATTGCCCCGCGACGCCGACACCCGTACCCGCCTCACCCGCCGCATCGAGCTGAACATTCCGTTTATCTCGGCCGCCATGGATACCGTAACCGAGGCTGAGCTGGCCATTGCTATGGCTCAGGAAGGGGGCATCGGCATCGTCCACAAAAACATGAGCATACGGGCGCAAGCCGAGCTGGTGCGCCGCGTAAAGCGCTCCGAAAGCGGCATGGTGCTCGATCCGCTCACGCTCAGTGAGCAGGCCACCCTGGCCGATGCGCAAAAGCTGATGCGCGACAACAAAATCGGGGGTATTCCGATTGTGGACGGCGACCGGCGCCTGCGCGGCATCCTTACCTCGCGCGACATGCGCTTCGAGAAGGACTTTACGCGTTCGGTAACCGCCGTAATGACGCCGGCCGAGCGGCTCATTACCACCCCCGTGGGCACCGACCTGACGCAGGCCGAAACCATTTTGCAGAACAACCGCGTGGAAAAGCTGCCCGTGGTTGACGCCGAAGGCCGCCTGCAGGGCCTCATCACCTACCGCGACATCCGGAAGCGTCGCTCGCGCCCCCGCTCCTGCAAAGACGAGTTCGGCCGCCTGCGCGTGGGAGCCGCCGTGGGCGTAACGCCCGATACGCTGGAGCGCGTGAAAGCCCTGGTGGATGCCGGCGTCGACGTTATCAGCATCGATACGGCCCACGGCCACTCCAAGGGCGTGCTCGATATGGTGCGCCGCGTGAAGGAGCAGTTCCCCAACCTCGAGCTGATTGCCGGCAACGTGGCCACCGCCGCCGGGGCCCGCGCCCTGGCCGATGCCGGGGCCGATGCCGTGAAGGTGGGTGTGGGCCCGGGCTCCATTTGCACCACCCGCATTATTGCCGGCATTGGCGTACCGCAGCTTTCGGCCGTGATGGAAGCCGTGCGCGGCCTGGAGGGCACCGGCGTACCCGTTATTGCCGACGGCGGCATTAAATTTTCGGGCGACGCGGTGAAGGCCCTGGCGGGCGGCGCATCATCTATCATGATCGGCTCGATGCTGGCCGGCACCGAAGAGGCCCCCGGCGAGGTTATCATTTACGAAGGCCGCAAGTTCAAGACGTACCGCGGCATGGGCTCGGTAGAGGCCATGGAAGAAGGCTCGAAGGACCGCTACTTTCAGGATGCCGAAGACGACGTGAAAAAACTGGTACCCGAGGGCATTGTGGGCCGCGTGCCTTTTAAGGGCGGCGTAGCCGAAGTGCTGTACCAGCTGGTGGGTGGCCTGCGCGCCGGCATGGGCTACGTAGGCGCCGCCGATGTGCCCACGTTGCAGCAAGCCCAACTGGTGCGCATTACCGGTGCCGGCCTGCGCGAGTCGCACCCCCACGACGTGCAGATTACGCGGGAAGCCCCCAACTACAGCTCGCGCTAA
- a CDS encoding PP2C family protein-serine/threonine phosphatase, producing the protein MLLRAYSPAAAQWGTPPDWLILLTQAAFAAGVFVHERSRPDRLRGAEFVPLLRQLLLGPGLLAVAAAALHLLERLLLPQSSGANPLLLNTLYTINLGLFVYFLARTCYTWRSLVFFRAQPATRREWEWFELLLGATLLFRLVQGPNLHWTIFPIIAILAGLGVYLSAHQQWVAYLNRRQKWEVVFLQAAILGVMATYLVYFLHLQRAPELAGPLGQHAFLLLTGFFAGFYAVMGLLVTLFNLPTAGVFEQKREEILSMQRLAQLIQKGQTENEVYNLLFDSAVQTVEADAAWLDLAGEGPNPFLEHQGNAATRQGICQLLADYNIGHIEYLNNDLPHSAGFRALGLPYGSLIVMPLRSSKHHYGTLYLLKRFRQGFDRENLSLLQIFTSQTVLSIENLRLLEHSLQNERVKEELKIASLVQEGLIPKTLPADSWFEIRWHSLPAREVGGDFYDFLQLSSSRIAIIIGDVSGKGTTAAFHVAQMKGIFHSLMLLDRPEKGQPLQPSKFMAMANQALSHCLERSSFITASFYIIDYKERGFAFARAGHCHTLYYNAITEETFYFQTEGLGLGIIRDASYEKRIKNMYYDYNPGDVMVMYTDGIVEARNAEDEEYGEVRLRQLLARSHYLEAEELKQAIITDLEQFSRGLPPFDDQTLLVIKFKNAQPMA; encoded by the coding sequence ATGTTGCTGCGGGCCTATTCGCCAGCCGCGGCGCAGTGGGGCACCCCTCCCGATTGGCTTATCTTGCTTACGCAAGCGGCATTTGCCGCCGGTGTGTTCGTGCACGAACGCTCCCGCCCCGATCGGCTGCGCGGGGCCGAGTTCGTGCCCCTGCTTCGGCAACTGCTGCTGGGGCCGGGGTTGCTGGCGGTGGCTGCCGCCGCCCTGCACCTGCTCGAGCGGTTGTTGTTGCCTCAGAGCTCGGGGGCCAATCCGCTGCTGCTCAACACGCTCTACACAATCAACCTAGGGTTGTTTGTGTATTTCCTGGCCCGCACCTGCTACACGTGGCGCTCCTTGGTGTTCTTTCGGGCGCAGCCTGCCACCCGGCGCGAGTGGGAATGGTTTGAGCTACTCCTAGGTGCTACCCTGCTGTTCAGGCTGGTGCAAGGCCCCAACCTGCACTGGACGATTTTCCCGATTATAGCCATACTGGCCGGCTTGGGCGTGTACCTGAGTGCCCATCAGCAATGGGTGGCCTACCTCAACCGCCGCCAGAAATGGGAAGTGGTTTTTCTGCAGGCCGCCATTTTGGGCGTTATGGCTACGTACCTGGTGTACTTCCTGCACCTGCAGCGCGCTCCTGAGCTGGCCGGCCCGCTGGGTCAGCACGCGTTCTTGCTCCTAACGGGTTTCTTCGCCGGCTTTTACGCCGTAATGGGCTTGCTCGTCACCCTGTTCAATCTGCCCACGGCGGGCGTGTTCGAGCAGAAGCGCGAAGAAATCCTGAGCATGCAGCGCCTCGCGCAGCTCATCCAGAAAGGCCAGACCGAGAACGAGGTGTACAACCTGCTTTTCGACTCGGCAGTGCAAACCGTGGAAGCCGACGCTGCCTGGCTCGACCTGGCAGGCGAAGGCCCCAATCCGTTTCTGGAGCACCAGGGCAATGCCGCCACCCGCCAGGGCATTTGCCAGCTACTGGCCGATTACAACATCGGCCACATCGAGTACCTCAACAACGACCTGCCCCACAGTGCCGGCTTCCGGGCCCTGGGTCTGCCCTACGGTTCGCTTATCGTGATGCCCTTGCGTTCGAGCAAGCACCACTACGGCACACTCTACCTGCTTAAGCGCTTCCGCCAGGGCTTCGACCGCGAAAACCTGAGCTTGCTCCAGATCTTCACCAGCCAAACGGTGCTCAGCATCGAAAACCTGCGGCTGCTCGAACATTCGCTGCAGAACGAGCGCGTTAAAGAAGAGCTCAAGATTGCCAGCCTGGTGCAGGAAGGCCTGATTCCGAAAACCTTACCGGCCGACAGCTGGTTTGAGATTCGGTGGCACAGCCTGCCGGCCCGCGAGGTGGGCGGCGACTTTTATGACTTTTTGCAGCTAAGCTCGTCGCGTATTGCCATCATCATCGGCGACGTTTCGGGCAAGGGCACCACGGCGGCGTTCCACGTAGCCCAGATGAAGGGCATCTTCCACTCGCTGATGCTGCTCGACCGGCCCGAAAAAGGCCAGCCGCTGCAGCCCAGCAAGTTTATGGCCATGGCCAACCAAGCCCTCAGCCATTGCCTCGAGCGCAGCTCGTTCATCACCGCGTCGTTCTACATTATCGATTACAAAGAGCGGGGCTTTGCCTTTGCCCGGGCGGGCCACTGCCATACGCTCTACTACAACGCCATCACCGAGGAGACTTTCTACTTCCAGACGGAGGGCTTGGGCTTGGGTATTATTCGCGACGCCTCTTACGAGAAGCGTATCAAGAATATGTACTACGACTACAACCCCGGCGACGTAATGGTGATGTACACCGACGGGATTGTGGAAGCCCGCAACGCCGAGGACGAAGAGTACGGCGAAGTGCGCCTGCGCCAGCTGCTGGCCCGCTCGCATTACCTGGAGGCCGAGGAGCTCAAGCAGGCCATAATCACCGATCTGGAGCAGTTCAGCCGGGGCCTGCCGCCCTTCGACGACCAAACGCTCCTTGTTATCAAGTTCAAGAACGCTCAACCCATGGCCTAG
- a CDS encoding AAA family ATPase has protein sequence MRTYSSDKEAADALAQSYRTLRQEIGKVIVGQDEVVRLLLTAVFAQGHALLVGVPGLAKTLLVQTISNALDLSFNRIQFTPDLMPSDIVGSETLNQQREFQFVKGPIFANIILADEINRTPPKTQAALLEAMQEYAVTVAGRRYPLQRPFFVLATQNPIEQEGTYPLPEAQLDRFMFNITLDYPSYEAELQIVKNTTADIKPTVQKILHADEIEAFQHLVRRVPVTDNVIEYAVSLVHKTRPNTERAAQRASQLLEWGAGPRASQHLILGAKCNALLNGKYSPDIEDVRAVAPAILRHRVVRNFKAEAEGITVDQIVKELL, from the coding sequence ATGCGCACATACTCATCGGATAAGGAAGCAGCCGACGCGCTGGCCCAATCGTACCGCACGCTGCGGCAGGAAATCGGAAAAGTTATTGTAGGACAGGACGAGGTAGTGCGTTTGCTGCTCACGGCCGTGTTTGCGCAGGGCCACGCCTTGCTGGTGGGCGTACCGGGCCTGGCCAAAACGCTGCTGGTGCAAACCATCAGCAACGCCTTGGATCTGTCGTTCAACCGCATCCAGTTTACGCCCGACCTGATGCCCTCCGACATTGTAGGCTCGGAGACGCTGAACCAGCAGCGCGAGTTTCAGTTCGTGAAGGGGCCGATCTTCGCCAACATCATCCTGGCCGACGAAATCAACCGCACGCCGCCCAAAACGCAGGCCGCGCTGCTCGAGGCCATGCAGGAGTACGCCGTTACGGTGGCGGGCCGGCGCTACCCGCTGCAGCGCCCGTTCTTCGTGCTGGCCACGCAAAACCCCATCGAGCAGGAAGGCACGTACCCCCTGCCCGAGGCGCAGCTCGACCGTTTCATGTTCAACATCACGCTCGACTACCCCAGCTACGAGGCCGAGCTGCAGATCGTGAAGAACACCACGGCCGATATTAAGCCCACGGTGCAGAAGATTTTGCACGCCGATGAGATTGAGGCCTTCCAGCACTTGGTGCGCCGCGTGCCCGTAACCGACAACGTGATTGAGTACGCCGTGAGCCTGGTGCACAAAACGCGCCCGAATACCGAGCGGGCGGCCCAGCGGGCCTCCCAGCTGCTGGAGTGGGGCGCCGGACCTAGGGCCTCGCAGCACCTCATCCTGGGGGCCAAGTGCAACGCGCTGCTCAACGGCAAGTACTCGCCCGATATCGAGGATGTGCGCGCCGTGGCGCCGGCCATTTTGCGCCACCGCGTGGTGCGCAACTTCAAAGCCGAAGCCGAAGGCATCACCGTAGACCAGATTGTAAAAGAACTGCTGTAA
- a CDS encoding peptidylprolyl isomerase, with translation MTHLFRLAAVVLLALTTLGAQAQALAGLSRNTGKPVADGILVKVDNQIVLRSDLENIYLQQQQQAEGKPLPPDLRCRILQSLTLNKLLLAKAETDSVTVTDDQVNGELNRRMNYFIQQIGSEKKLEEYYNKSIRQLKEELRVQVREQLIQQKMQDQISGKVTVTPREVRQFFARIPKDSLPYYSTEVEVGQIVKLAKPDQKAEQATLAKMNDLRARILAGEDFATLAKQFSEDPISAKDGGNLGFFKRKELVPEYEAAALRLQPGGLSPIVKSQFGYHLIQLIERKGDSYNSRHILMKPTSGSADVDASTADLNKLRARILQDSITFAKAAKDFSEDKESAGNGGLLQNRRDGSSYLPLDQLDPAIFFTIDTMKVGSISKPLPYRTDDGKDAVRIIWLKSNTPPHQANLKDDYQKIATAALNQKKNKALDEWFLRNRGTVFIEVDPEYAGCKVLDAE, from the coding sequence ATGACTCACTTATTTCGATTGGCGGCCGTAGTGCTGCTGGCTCTTACTACCCTAGGTGCCCAGGCGCAGGCGCTGGCCGGCCTGTCGCGCAACACGGGCAAGCCCGTGGCCGATGGCATCCTGGTGAAGGTGGACAACCAGATTGTGCTGCGCTCCGATTTGGAGAACATTTACCTGCAGCAGCAACAGCAAGCCGAAGGCAAGCCGTTGCCGCCCGATTTGCGGTGCCGCATTCTGCAGTCGCTCACGCTCAACAAGCTGCTGTTGGCCAAAGCCGAAACCGACTCGGTAACCGTAACCGACGACCAGGTGAACGGCGAGCTAAACCGCCGCATGAACTACTTCATCCAGCAGATTGGCTCGGAGAAGAAGCTCGAGGAGTACTACAACAAATCCATCCGGCAGCTGAAAGAAGAACTGCGCGTGCAGGTGCGCGAGCAGCTCATTCAGCAGAAAATGCAGGATCAGATTTCGGGCAAGGTGACCGTGACGCCGCGCGAGGTGCGCCAGTTTTTTGCCCGTATCCCTAAGGACTCGCTGCCCTACTACTCCACCGAAGTGGAGGTGGGCCAGATTGTGAAGCTGGCCAAGCCCGACCAGAAGGCCGAGCAGGCTACCCTGGCCAAAATGAACGACTTGCGGGCACGCATTCTGGCCGGCGAAGACTTTGCCACGCTGGCCAAGCAGTTTTCCGAAGACCCCATTTCGGCCAAGGACGGCGGTAACCTAGGCTTCTTCAAGCGCAAGGAGCTGGTGCCCGAGTACGAAGCCGCGGCCTTGCGCCTGCAGCCCGGCGGCCTTTCGCCCATCGTAAAATCGCAGTTTGGCTACCACCTTATTCAGCTCATCGAGCGCAAAGGCGACAGCTACAACTCGCGCCACATCCTGATGAAGCCTACCTCTGGCTCGGCCGATGTGGATGCCTCGACGGCTGACCTGAACAAGCTGCGCGCCCGCATTCTGCAGGACAGCATCACGTTTGCCAAGGCGGCCAAGGATTTCTCCGAAGACAAAGAATCGGCGGGCAACGGCGGCTTGCTGCAAAACCGCCGCGACGGCAGCTCCTATCTGCCGCTGGATCAGCTCGATCCGGCCATCTTCTTCACCATCGATACCATGAAGGTGGGCAGCATCAGCAAGCCCCTGCCCTACCGTACCGACGATGGCAAGGACGCCGTGCGGATTATCTGGCTGAAATCGAACACGCCGCCGCACCAGGCCAACCTGAAAGACGACTACCAGAAGATTGCCACCGCCGCGCTCAACCAGAAAAAGAACAAAGCCCTGGATGAGTGGTTTTTGCGTAACCGCGGTACCGTATTCATCGAGGTTGACCCGGAATACGCCGGCTGCAAAGTGCTGGATGCGGAGTAA
- a CDS encoding STAS domain-containing protein — translation MKIVQNAANDTLTLALDGELDASSSVLLDNELTKPEILNFRKVMIDCQRLNYISSAGLGVFISHLQRFQDAGVKLVFFNMQEKVHNVFEILGLDSLMTIVPSEQEATAI, via the coding sequence ATGAAAATTGTACAGAACGCAGCCAACGATACCTTGACGCTTGCCCTCGACGGCGAGCTTGACGCCAGCTCCTCCGTGTTGCTCGACAACGAGCTTACGAAGCCCGAAATCCTGAACTTCCGCAAGGTGATGATCGACTGCCAGCGGCTGAACTACATTTCGTCGGCTGGGTTGGGCGTGTTTATCTCGCACCTGCAGCGTTTTCAGGATGCGGGCGTGAAGCTGGTGTTCTTTAACATGCAGGAGAAGGTGCACAACGTGTTCGAAATCCTAGGTCTGGATTCGCTCATGACGATTGTGCCTTCGGAGCAGGAAGCCACTGCCATTTAG
- a CDS encoding peptidylprolyl isomerase, whose protein sequence is MRNNRILLSGAALAATLLAACQSTKPTTSAKQPVLMSLGNQEVPASEFAYVYRKNNGSAPDAGSRESVQEYLDLYTNFKLKVLEAEQRGLDTTQAFKRELEGYKQQLAQPYLTEKSVTDQLVREAYEHMQKEVNASHILVRITPEADPKDTLAAYQRITALRQRVTGGENFEKVAREASEDPSARDNGGRLGYFTALQMVYPFEAAAYKTPVGQVSQPVRTRFGYHIIKVNDVRPAQGEIKVAHLMIRATPGMPKADSVTAKKKVDELYSRLRKGENWEKMVAQFSEDVGSASGGGELPPFGTGRMIPSFEEAAFRLQKPGDLSAPVQTPYGWHIIRLIEKQTVPSFEQMEASLKQKVARDSRSELNRTAFLKRIRTENRFTEVPAMRDALLAQADTSLTKGTFKAEAFLSKAAAAQPAKGKKGNALMPTAPLFTIGAKPYTIKEFLTFAEQRQQPRAGATPQHAMQLLYDQYVDQSLQDYERANLESKYEDYRMLVKEYRDGILLFQLMDEKVWSKAIEDTVGLKQYFAANQAKYQWEPRVQATLISAATPQLRSQAAAFFTKSTGKNIAEASMPTDQGIPATVAFNAKSATLTAAGQSALESLANQMLADTTLGVSATAYAKTNAAIPLAAQRATQVRTYLTSKGVPAKRVLAGQQLGGKEASTAAGATSVFLRGYTRNPAIIEQRLNRSNPLAVQIQQRAFPKGDNKVVDGVPQQPGTYNVEQDGRYYAVIIDKVLPAGPKSLNEARGQATSDYQNYLEQEWIKELRTKYPVKVNEAEVNKLVTK, encoded by the coding sequence ATGCGTAACAACCGCATTCTGCTTTCCGGCGCCGCGCTAGCGGCTACGCTTTTGGCCGCTTGCCAAAGCACCAAACCCACTACTTCTGCCAAACAGCCGGTGCTCATGTCGCTCGGCAACCAGGAGGTGCCCGCTTCGGAATTTGCGTACGTGTACCGCAAAAACAACGGCTCCGCCCCCGATGCCGGCTCGCGCGAAAGCGTGCAGGAGTACCTCGATCTGTACACCAACTTCAAGCTGAAGGTGCTGGAGGCCGAGCAACGCGGCCTCGATACCACGCAGGCCTTTAAGCGCGAGCTGGAGGGGTACAAGCAGCAACTGGCCCAGCCCTACCTCACGGAGAAGAGCGTAACCGACCAACTGGTGCGCGAGGCCTACGAGCACATGCAGAAGGAGGTAAACGCCTCGCACATTCTGGTGCGCATTACGCCCGAAGCCGACCCCAAGGACACCCTGGCCGCATACCAGCGCATTACGGCCCTGCGCCAGCGCGTAACCGGCGGCGAAAACTTCGAGAAAGTAGCCCGCGAGGCTTCCGAAGACCCCTCGGCCCGCGACAACGGCGGCCGCCTAGGGTACTTCACGGCCCTGCAGATGGTGTACCCCTTTGAGGCCGCGGCTTACAAAACCCCGGTGGGCCAGGTGTCGCAGCCGGTGCGTACGCGCTTCGGCTACCACATCATTAAGGTAAACGACGTGCGCCCGGCGCAGGGCGAAATAAAAGTGGCGCACCTGATGATCCGGGCCACGCCAGGCATGCCCAAGGCCGACTCGGTTACGGCCAAGAAGAAGGTAGACGAGCTGTACAGCCGCCTGCGCAAGGGCGAAAACTGGGAGAAAATGGTAGCCCAGTTCTCGGAAGACGTTGGCTCGGCTTCGGGCGGCGGCGAGCTTCCGCCCTTCGGCACTGGCCGCATGATTCCGTCGTTTGAAGAAGCGGCTTTCCGGCTGCAGAAGCCCGGCGACCTGTCGGCTCCGGTGCAAACGCCCTACGGCTGGCACATTATCCGCCTGATCGAGAAGCAAACGGTTCCGTCGTTCGAGCAGATGGAAGCCAGCCTGAAGCAGAAGGTTGCCCGCGACTCGCGCTCCGAGCTGAACCGCACGGCTTTTCTGAAGCGCATTCGCACGGAAAACCGCTTTACTGAGGTGCCCGCCATGCGCGACGCGCTGCTGGCCCAGGCCGATACCTCGCTTACAAAAGGCACCTTTAAGGCCGAGGCCTTCCTGAGCAAAGCAGCCGCTGCGCAGCCCGCCAAAGGCAAAAAAGGCAATGCCCTGATGCCCACGGCCCCGCTGTTTACCATCGGCGCCAAGCCCTACACCATTAAAGAGTTTCTGACGTTTGCCGAGCAGCGCCAGCAGCCCCGCGCCGGCGCTACGCCGCAGCATGCCATGCAGCTGCTCTACGATCAGTACGTCGATCAGAGCCTGCAGGACTACGAGCGCGCCAACCTCGAAAGCAAGTACGAAGACTACCGCATGCTCGTGAAAGAGTACCGCGACGGCATTCTGCTGTTCCAGCTGATGGACGAGAAGGTGTGGTCGAAAGCCATTGAGGATACCGTGGGCCTGAAGCAGTACTTCGCGGCCAACCAGGCCAAGTATCAGTGGGAGCCGCGCGTGCAGGCCACCCTCATCAGCGCCGCTACGCCGCAGCTGCGCAGCCAGGCCGCTGCCTTCTTCACCAAGTCTACTGGTAAAAACATAGCCGAGGCATCGATGCCCACCGACCAGGGCATCCCGGCTACGGTGGCCTTCAACGCCAAATCGGCTACCCTCACGGCGGCTGGCCAGTCGGCTCTCGAAAGCCTGGCCAACCAAATGCTGGCCGATACTACCCTGGGCGTCTCGGCCACGGCTTACGCCAAAACCAACGCGGCCATTCCGCTGGCGGCCCAACGCGCTACGCAGGTGCGTACCTATCTTACCAGCAAAGGCGTTCCGGCCAAGCGCGTGTTGGCAGGGCAGCAGCTGGGCGGCAAGGAAGCCAGCACCGCTGCCGGCGCCACGAGCGTATTCCTGCGCGGCTACACCCGCAACCCGGCCATTATCGAGCAGCGCCTGAACCGCAGCAACCCATTGGCGGTGCAGATTCAGCAGCGCGCTTTCCCGAAGGGCGACAACAAAGTGGTTGACGGCGTACCGCAGCAGCCCGGCACTTACAACGTGGAGCAAGATGGCCGCTACTACGCCGTTATCATCGACAAAGTGCTGCCGGCCGGCCCCAAGAGCCTGAACGAAGCCCGCGGCCAGGCCACCTCCGATTACCAGAACTACCTGGAGCAGGAGTGGATTAAGGAGCTGCGCACCAAGTACCCGGTGAAGGTGAACGAAGCCGAGGTAAACAAACTCGTTACCAAGTAG
- a CDS encoding FRG domain-containing protein, whose product MENSENIIVVSSWEELQHTLFRDTWDGRIGRFRSPFVYRGVRSMDYNLSTSLQRLGGNYHELEHHLLRNFRKYAHDTTIPDKASVWDWLAVAQHHGLPTRLLDWTYSPYVALHFATDDLGSYHEDGVIWGLNYVKAAEYMPARLREALWAEGSNVFTPDLLEPVCRNLRELADMQPEEPFLLFLEPPSLDARIVHQYALFALMSTAQACLDDWLQHHPELCFKIILPARLKWETRDKLDQANITERVLFPGLGGLSRWLHRHYSPAVSHDPRTQKLPGD is encoded by the coding sequence GTGGAAAACTCAGAAAACATAATCGTGGTTAGCTCGTGGGAAGAGCTGCAGCACACCCTGTTCCGCGACACCTGGGACGGCCGCATCGGCCGGTTTCGCTCGCCGTTTGTGTACCGCGGGGTGCGCTCCATGGATTACAACCTCAGTACCAGCCTGCAGCGCCTAGGTGGCAACTACCACGAGCTGGAGCACCACCTACTGCGCAACTTCCGCAAGTACGCCCACGATACCACCATCCCCGACAAGGCCTCGGTGTGGGACTGGCTGGCCGTAGCGCAGCACCACGGCCTGCCCACGCGCCTGCTCGACTGGACGTACTCGCCCTACGTGGCCCTGCACTTCGCCACCGACGACCTAGGCTCGTACCACGAAGACGGCGTGATATGGGGGCTGAACTACGTGAAAGCGGCCGAATACATGCCCGCTCGCCTACGCGAAGCGCTCTGGGCCGAGGGCTCGAACGTGTTTACGCCCGATTTGCTGGAGCCCGTGTGCCGCAACCTGCGCGAGCTGGCCGACATGCAGCCCGAGGAACCGTTCCTGCTGTTTCTGGAGCCACCTTCGCTCGATGCGCGCATTGTGCACCAGTACGCTTTGTTCGCCCTGATGTCGACGGCGCAGGCCTGCCTCGACGATTGGCTGCAGCACCACCCCGAGCTGTGCTTCAAGATTATTCTGCCGGCCCGGCTGAAGTGGGAAACCCGCGACAAACTCGACCAGGCCAACATCACCGAGCGGGTACTGTTTCCGGGCCTAGGTGGGCTGAGCCGTTGGCTGCACCGGCACTACAGCCCCGCCGTAAGCCACGACCCGCGCACCCAGAAGCTGCCCGGCGACTAA
- a CDS encoding DUF2490 domain-containing protein, which produces MRKRLFSAFLLIGLLGSFLSVRPAYAQLPEERVADVNRHLWLVHNGNVRFSERWSVSTEAQVRRTSFGREPQQNLVRGALDYHVSKNLILSAGYAFQKSFPYGDFPAAGRSIENRLQQQVVLRDLDGRVQVQHRYRLEQRWVRREPETDFQFTNRMRYQVRLALPLLGPRIKPGMPYLAASNEVMINFGSNVRRNIFDQNRLFAGVGYQASKLLTLEGGYLNQLVQHGSGRVLEHNHTLQLSLNLNLDLRAEAPAPAPLPTPAPVVEGASE; this is translated from the coding sequence GTGCGCAAGCGCCTGTTTTCTGCTTTTTTGCTTATTGGCCTGCTGGGTAGCTTCCTGAGCGTGCGCCCGGCCTACGCGCAGCTGCCCGAAGAGCGGGTGGCCGACGTAAACCGCCACTTGTGGCTGGTACACAACGGCAACGTGCGCTTTTCGGAGCGCTGGAGTGTTTCGACCGAGGCCCAGGTGCGCCGGACGAGCTTTGGGCGTGAGCCGCAGCAAAACTTGGTACGGGGCGCCCTGGATTACCACGTATCAAAAAACCTGATCCTGAGCGCGGGCTACGCCTTCCAGAAATCCTTTCCGTACGGCGACTTTCCGGCTGCGGGGCGCTCCATCGAGAACCGCCTGCAGCAGCAAGTGGTGCTGCGCGACCTCGACGGCCGCGTGCAAGTGCAGCACCGCTACCGCCTGGAGCAGCGCTGGGTGCGGCGGGAGCCCGAAACCGACTTTCAGTTTACCAACCGCATGCGCTACCAAGTGCGGCTGGCCCTGCCCCTGCTCGGGCCCCGCATCAAGCCGGGCATGCCCTACCTAGCCGCCTCCAACGAGGTGATGATCAACTTCGGCAGCAACGTGCGCCGCAATATCTTCGATCAGAACCGCCTGTTTGCGGGCGTAGGTTACCAGGCCAGCAAGCTTCTGACGCTGGAGGGCGGCTACCTCAACCAACTGGTGCAACACGGCAGCGGCCGCGTACTAGAGCACAACCACACGCTGCAGCTTAGCCTGAACCTGAACCTGGATCTACGGGCCGAAGCGCCGGCCCCGGCCCCGCTACCCACCCCGGCCCCGGTAGTAGAGGGAGCTTCGGAGTAG
- a CDS encoding ATP-binding protein codes for MTHAIRISCSRRNLKTVRDFVAGVLAAHQLSDILQNQIILAVDEIVANLIIHSNHEDDSKNLDIRVAVDDNEFRFEAEDDGQSFSPAAYQDPDIAEHIRMGKKGGVGIALVNRIMDQVEFTTIDNRNFCRLRKRLA; via the coding sequence ATGACGCACGCCATCCGCATCAGTTGCAGCCGCCGTAACCTGAAGACGGTGCGTGACTTCGTGGCTGGCGTACTTGCTGCGCACCAACTGTCGGATATTCTGCAGAACCAGATTATCCTGGCCGTCGATGAGATTGTGGCTAACCTCATCATCCACTCCAACCACGAGGACGACTCGAAGAACCTCGACATCCGGGTGGCCGTCGACGACAACGAGTTTCGGTTTGAAGCCGAGGACGATGGCCAGTCGTTTTCGCCCGCTGCCTACCAGGACCCCGACATTGCCGAGCACATCCGGATGGGCAAGAAGGGCGGCGTGGGCATTGCCCTCGTCAACAGGATTATGGACCAGGTTGAATTCACGACCATCGACAACCGGAATTTCTGCCGGTTGCGGAAGCGGCTAGCCTGA